A genome region from Coffea arabica cultivar ET-39 chromosome 7e, Coffea Arabica ET-39 HiFi, whole genome shotgun sequence includes the following:
- the LOC113701838 gene encoding pyridoxine/pyridoxamine 5'-phosphate oxidase 1, chloroplastic, which translates to MAQNPETVSYLTQKEATEIDELLMGPLGFGVDQLMELAGLSVAAAIAEVYGASKYSHVLTICGPGNNGGDGLVAARHLHHFGYRSAVCYPKRTPKPLYAGLATQLESLSVPFLSEEDLPTELSEHFDIIVDAIFGFSFKGAPRSPFDSLIQRLVSLKKFDKTQKASAIVVSIDIPSGWHVEEGDITGDGIKPDMLVSLTAPKLGAKKFVGQHHFLGGRFVPPIVVDKFKLQLPSYSGTSMCALIEKPPQIEIQAPRENYLSTDFLEEKVEVDPFDQLQKWIHHAVAAGVKDPNLVALSTAGRDGKLSSRIVQLLSVDNNGFVWCTSYESQKGRDLSENPHASILFYWDMLKRQVRVEGSVEKLSDEESEQYFHKNPREIRIRSIASEQSIVVPGRQVLHQQYEELKDYFDRSFSFIPRPTNWGGYRLKPEFFEFWQGEESRVHLKLQYFAKKVDERITWTVDQLTA; encoded by the exons ATGGCGCAAAACCCAGAAACCGTATCATACTTGACACAGAAAGAAGCAACAGAAATCGACGAGCTACTCATGGGTCCTCTTGGTTTCGGTGTTGATCAGTTAATG GAGTTGGCTGGTTTGAGCGTGGCCGCTGCTATAGCTGAG GTCTATGGAGCAAGCAAATACAGTCATGTTCTTACAATTTGTGGTCCTGGAAATAATGGTGGTGATGGTCTTGTAGCCGCTCGCCATTTACATCACTTTGGATATAGGTCTGCTGTTTGTTATCCTAAACGTACTCCAAAACCACTTTATGCTGGTCTTGCAACTCAG CTTGAGTCATTGTCAGTTCCATTCCTTTCTGAGGAAGATCTACCTACAGAGCTCTCAGAACACTTTGATATTATTGTGGATGCAATATTTGGATTTTCATTCAAGg GTGCTCCTAGATCACCTTTTGACAGTCTCATCCAAAGGCTGGTTTCTCTTAAAAAGTTTGACAAGACTCAGAAGGCATCGGCTATAGTTGTCTCAATAGATATACCATCTGGTTGGCACGTTGAAGAAGGAGATATCACTGGTGATGGAATTAAACCTGACATGCTG GTCTCTTTAACTGCTCCTAAGTTGGGTGCCAAAAAGTTCGTTGGTCAGCATCACTTTCTAGGTGGGAGGTTTGTCCCACCAATTgttgtggacaaattcaagcTTCAACTACCTTCATATTCTGGCACTTCTATGTGTGCCCTAATTGAAAAGCCTCCACAAATCGAGATACAGGCTCCCAGAGAAAACTATTTAAGTACTGATTTTCTGGAGGAAAAGGTGGAAGTCGACCCTTTTGATCAG TTACAGAAATGGATTCACCATGCGGTGGCAGCAGGAGTGAAAGACCCAAATCTTGTGGCTCTGTCGACTGCTGGCCGTGATGGGAAACT TTCGTCACGGATAGTACAGCTCCTCAGTGTTGACAACAATGGATTTGTGTG GTGCACCAGTTACGAAAGTCAAAAGGGCCGTGATTTGTCTGAAAATCCTCATgcatcaattttgttttattgggATATGTTGAAGAGACAG GTAAGAGTGGAAGGTTCTGTTGAGAAATTGTCTGATGAGGAATCTGAGCAGTATTTTCACAAAAATCCTCGAGAAATTAGGATCAGATCTATTGCTAGCGAGCAG AGCATTGTAGTTCCTGGACGGCAAGTCCTCCATCAACAATATGAAGAATTGAAGGATTACTTTGATAG AAGTTTCAGTTTCATTCCTAGACCCACAAACTGGGGAGGCTATAGGTTGAAACCAGAGTTTTTTGAGTTTTGGCAAGGAGAGGAATCTCGCGTGCATCTAAA GTTACAGTATTTTGCAAAAAAAGTTGATGAAAGGATAACTTGGACGGTGGATCAACTGACTGCCTGA